GGCGGCGAGACCTGTGGGTCCTCGTCGCCCCGGCTGAGGAAAACGGAGGCTTTGATGCTGGTCTTTCAGATCGCTCGGACTGGGTGAGCCGATCTTCACGCGCGCTCGGAGGGACTCGAACCCCCAACCTTCTGATCCGTAGTCAGATGCTCTATCCATTAAGCTACGAGCGCTTGGGCGAGAGGTAACTATACGCGCCCCCAGGACGCTTGGCAAAACCCCCGGACGCCAGCAGCGAAAGCACATACCACCCGGAAACCCTGTGCCCCGCCGGCGAACCGACGGGGCACAGACAGGGGTCTAGCGAATGTCAGCCGCCAGCCTTCATCATGGGGTTGAGGAGGGCACCCCGGTTAACGGGCGTCCCGGCCTTGACACTCTGGCCGCTCGGGTCGATCGCCTTGGCGACGTCCTCCGGCAGCGGCTTGCCTGAGTTCTCGGCGGGGCTGCCGGCCTTGATGGTGTAGTCGCTCTTCTTGTAGTCGTTGTTGTTCCCGGCCTCCGACACGAAGTACGGATTCTCCTGACGCGACCCGAAGGTGTCGAGCGAGTTCGCGTCCCGTCCGTCAATGCTGGAGCTGACCCGGGAGTCCTTGGAGATCTCAGCCGCGGACTTGTAGACCTGATCTATGGGATTGCCACCCGGGTAGTCCCACGTGAACAGCCCCGGCTCATTCTGCTGGCTGCTGCGGTAGTACGCGTTGTAGTCGAATCCCTTGAACATGTCGTTGGTGGTGACGACGGTGCCATCCTGGTTGGTGGCGCCAGTGGTGCGCACCGGATAGGCGTAATAGGGCTCGCTGCCGTCATTCGACACCCAGGCGCGGGACGAGATGATGTTGTTGTACATCTCAATGTTCTTCAGATCCCACGGCAGCTTCTTGCTCATCGACCATTTCTCCGGGCTATTGCATTTGCCATCGGAGAAACTGTTGCAGCCATTGATGCGTGTATCTTCGAACAATTCGAATGGCTGGAATGTGCGCGATATCGAATTGTTGTAGACCTTGACATCATTGCTGCTGGAGATGCCGATTCCCTTGCCGCTGCCCTCGATGATATTCGAGGCGATGACGCCACTGCCGGACACCTCGTAGAAGATGGCGTGCGGCACATTGGTGAAGAAGTTCCCCGTCACCGTCGTGTTGATGCACCCCTCATCACACCAGAAGGACGGAGCACGGTATTCCTTCGCATTGGCGGCGTCCGAGGAGTCACGGCCCAGCTGCGAGTAGTCGACGATGTTGTCACGGAAGGAGAAGTTCTCTATGTGCGTGACCTTGATGTCCGAGACGGTGCAGAAGGCCTTGCACACCGTCCCACGAGCCTCGAAACCCGCGGCATTGTTGTTCGTGAAGGTGTTGCCCTCATACGAGGAGCCGTGCGCCTTGTTCGCTCCGGCACCATTGGCCCCGTTGTCGATGAACGTGTTGCCGACAACGCGCGTCCCCTCAGCCTGGTCGAGGTTGAGTCCGATGGTTGAGCTCTGGGCGAAGATCGAGTCCTGCACCACGGAGTTCGCCTGGTTGACCGACGCCGCCGAGGTGCCGTTGAGACCTGGGTATTTCACGCTGTCGAAGCCCCACTCCTGGACGGGGGCGTACTGGGAGACGTTGATGCCCTTCCAGGCGAAATTCGCACCCACAGACGTGAAAGCCCGCGGCCGCTCGGAGATCTCGGTGGTGCCCGC
The sequence above is drawn from the Arachnia rubra genome and encodes:
- a CDS encoding right-handed parallel beta-helix repeat-containing protein, whose product is MVHAVPEAQAADRLNSVYQFKDTNYPVPDSNVLWVATDGSDSNPGTEAAPLRNIGDAVKKASDGYTIVVKSGVYREAHFFVNKPNLTIQAAPHAEVWLKGSDVVEGSQWAKDGKAWKTTGKFNNMCHVCTVNVDPSVEGLAAYPEQVFINDKPLRQVASKEEVTEGTFFVEDKTPTTAKDPKNNKAGLNYGAEDEITYYVGSDPTAGTTEISERPRAFTSVGANFAWKGINVSQYAPVQEWGFDSVKYPGLNGTSAASVNQANSVVQDSIFAQSSTIGLNLDQAEGTRVVGNTFIDNGANGAGANKAHGSSYEGNTFTNNNAAGFEARGTVCKAFCTVSDIKVTHIENFSFRDNIVDYSQLGRDSSDAANAKEYRAPSFWCDEGCINTTVTGNFFTNVPHAIFYEVSGSGVIASNIIEGSGKGIGISSSNDVKVYNNSISRTFQPFELFEDTRINGCNSFSDGKCNSPEKWSMSKKLPWDLKNIEMYNNIISSRAWVSNDGSEPYYAYPVRTTGATNQDGTVVTTNDMFKGFDYNAYYRSSQQNEPGLFTWDYPGGNPIDQVYKSAAEISKDSRVSSSIDGRDANSLDTFGSRQENPYFVSEAGNNNDYKKSDYTIKAGSPAENSGKPLPEDVAKAIDPSGQSVKAGTPVNRGALLNPMMKAGG